The Chlamydiota bacterium sequence ATGTCATGGATGGACATTTTGTGCAAAACATTACCATTGGCCCTTCGTTTGTGACAGCAGTCAATCGTTCCACAGATCTTTTTCTAGATGTGCATTTAATGATTTACAATCCGTTTGATTATATTGAGCGTTTTGTAGAAGCGGGTGCAGATCGCATCACCTTTCATTTTGAAGCGACAGAAGATGTTGAAAATATTCTTGATTATATTCGAAAATGCGGTGTGCAAGCAGGATTGGCATTTTCACCAGATACCAGCGTGACCTTTATTCCTAAATATTTAACCAAGTGCGATAGCGTTTTAATTATGACAGTGCATCCTGGATTTGGTGGGCAAAAATTTATTCCAGAAATGCTTGAGAAAATTGAACTTGTGTCCGTGTTTTGCCAAAAAAATAAGATCAAAGCGCATGGACTTGTTTCAGAAAAAGGCGAACCTTTTTCCATAGAAGTGGATGGAGGCATTGATCAAGACACGATTCAAGGATGCGTTGATCGAGGAGCAAATGAATTTGTCTCGGGATCATATCTTTTCAAACAGAAAAGTATGAAAGAGGCAATTCAAAAAATGAAAAGGCTAGCATGAAAAAAGTTGTCGTCATTGGCGGTGGCACCGGAAACTTTGTTGTGTTAAAGGGACTTAAAAAATATGACGTGTCCCTAAGTGCTGTGGTTTCTATGGCCGATGATGGGGGTTCTACCGGAATTTTACGAGATGAATTAGGTGTGTTGCCTCCAGGAGATGTGAGACAATGTTTGGTCGCTCTTTCAGACTCATCCCTTTTGATGCGTTCTTTAATGAATTATCGTTTTGAAAATGGAGGATTAGGGGGCCA is a genomic window containing:
- the rpe gene encoding Ribulose-phosphate 3-epimerase, producing MDIKIAPSMLSCDFAYLHDEVKKCEDAGADMLHLDVMDGHFVQNITIGPSFVTAVNRSTDLFLDVHLMIYNPFDYIERFVEAGADRITFHFEATEDVENILDYIRKCGVQAGLAFSPDTSVTFIPKYLTKCDSVLIMTVHPGFGGQKFIPEMLEKIELVSVFCQKNKIKAHGLVSEKGEPFSIEVDGGIDQDTIQGCVDRGANEFVSGSYLFKQKSMKEAIQKMKRLA
- a CDS encoding Gluconeogenesis factor, with protein sequence MKKVVVIGGGTGNFVVLKGLKKYDVSLSAVVSMADDGGSTGILRDELGVLPPGDVRQCLVALSDSSLLMRSLMNYRFENGGLGGHSFGNLLLSALEKVTGSFEQAIEEVGRILFIKGKVIPVTTHLTRLKMLLKNNTLLDGEKEVFVSQELEQGYRDIYLEPYPK